A stretch of the Oxyura jamaicensis isolate SHBP4307 breed ruddy duck chromosome 4, BPBGC_Ojam_1.0, whole genome shotgun sequence genome encodes the following:
- the EIF4E gene encoding eukaryotic translation initiation factor 4E has protein sequence MATVEPETTPNPQPSEEEKTEPAPTQEVASPEQYIKHPLQNRWALWFFKNDKSKTWQANLRLISKFDTVEDFWALYNHIQLSSNLMPGCDYSLFKDGIEPMWEDEKNKRGGRWLITLTKQQRRSDLDRFWLETLLCLIGESFDDYSDDVCGAVVNVRTKGDKIAIWTTECENRDAVTHIGRVYKERLGLPPKIVIGYQSHADTATKSGSTTKNRFVV, from the exons GAAACCACTCCCAACCCTCAGccttcagaagaggaaaaaaccGAGCCAGCACCTACTCAGGAGGTTGCCAGCCCTGAACAGTATATTAAGCATCCACTACAAAACAG GTGGGCACTCtggttttttaaaaatgacaagagCAAAACTTGGCAAGCAAATCTTCGTCTGATCTCAAAGTTTGATACTGTTGAAGACTTCTGGGC TTTATACAACCATATCCAGCTCTCTAGTAATTTAATGCCTGGTTGTGACTACTCGCTCTTTAAG GATGGGATTGAACCCATGtgggaagatgaaaaaaacaagcGAGGAGGCCGATGGCTAATTACACTAACCAAGCAGCAGAGACGAAGTGACCTTGATCGCTTCTGGCTAGAGACA CTGCTGTGCCTTATTGGGGAGTCATTTGATGACTACAGCGATGATGTATGCGGTGCTGTTGTTAATGTTAGAACTAAGGGTGATAAAATAGCAATATGGACAACTGAATGTGAAAACAGGGATGCTGTTACGCATATAGG GAGAGTATACAAGGAAAGATTAGGACTTCCTCCAAAGATAGTGATTGGTTACCAGTCCCATGCAGACACAGCTACTAAGAGCGGCTCCACCACTAAAAATAGGTTTGTTGTTTAA